The genomic stretch TTGCCAAACGAGTTGATCCAGGCGGGATATGAAATTACGATGATGTATTTGTTTAAAGTTTCCGGTAATGAGAATGAAGGCAAACTCCTTTATGTCGGGGTTTATAATTCAACGACAGGAGAAGGTAAATTGCTGGAATGTCCGATCGTGGAGACTAGTGGAGAGGTCTTAAAAGACAAGGTTGAGACGTATGATGGTTTTAAAAAGATCACTCATATGGCTTATAAGTCAAAATAGACATAAAGTTTAGTATTTTTCTAGGGGTGCATCGACAGTTGATGTCGGTGTATTCCCTCTGAAAATGTTCATGTATGTAAAAACTGTATTTATATAAAAAGTCGAGTATGAGAAAGTTTGGTGGATTGATGTACCTGCTTTGTATGTTAATATTAAGTAGTTGTAGCGATGATGTATGTAGAGTGGATGGTAAGATGAGTGATTTCCCGGGGGAGACAACGGTTTACCTGTTGCGCAGGACAGGCGAGTTCACGCGTGATACACTGATACAAACCGTCATGAAAGACGGGAGTTTTCGAGTGGATATCCCTCGTGATTTGTGGGGTGAGCAATACAGCTTGAAGTTTGGGGATAAACGTTCATCGGTTGAGTTTTTTGCGGAACAGGGAAATGTACGTGTGGAGGGTAACGGTAAAACGATTTACGATGCGGAGGTGACAGGTACGCCGGAAAATGATAGTTGGGATCGATACCAAAAATTTACGAGGGAAATCAGTAGAGAACGGTCCCGCTTGATGAAAGAGATCGGGGGGAGCGCAGACCCGGATAGTGTTAAGCGAGTGAAATATGGACAAATTTTCGAAACATTGGATGCAAAGATGAATCATTATAGAGATTCTCTAGCGCAAGCAGATGTGAATTCTGTTGTCGCATTATTCCTGTATTATCAATCATTGCAATTATTAAAACATGACGAGATTGACCGGACGTTGGAAAAATTTACACCTCAATTAGCCGATAACCGGTATTATAAGGAATTGAAAGCCCAAGCCGATATTTTACGGAAAATAGCCCCGGGCGTGATGGCACCCGATTTCGAGGTGAAAACGGTGGATGATGGCACGATAAAACTTTCCTCTTTCCGGGGTAAGTATCTTGTTTTGGATTTCTGGGCATCCTGGTGCGCGCCTTGCCGGGAAGAGACGGTTTATATCAAGGATATATATAATAAATTCCATGACGCGGGATTGGACGTGTTTTCAGTCTCGTTGGATGATAAAAAAGCGGCTTGGTTGAAAGCGATCGAGGAAGATGGCATGACCTGGAATCATGGGTGCCAGTTATTAAAAGGCGGGAAGAACACCCCGGTGGCCCAACTATACGGGATTGACGGTATTCCGGCTATATGGGTGATTGATCCGGAAGGTAAAATTTTGGCTCAAGGACTTAAAGGGAAAGAATTGGTCGCATTTTGTACCGGGTTATTCCAAAATAAGTGATTACCGGGTTGTTTTCTAAATGTTCGAGAATGAAAAAAATAATTATATTGCTATTGCTGGTATGCCCCGTGCTGATGCTGCGTGCTGATGAAGGAATGTGGCTGTTATCACGTCTGAAACAGCACAATGAGGCTCAGATGAAAAAATTGGGATTAAAAATTCCAGTGGAATATATTGTAGATAGTTTAAGTCAGGCTATTATTTCTTACAATGGAAGTGGGACAGCTTCTTTTATTTCGAAAGACGGTTTGTTGTTAACAAACTATCATTGTGCTTATGCAGCTATTCAACAGAGTAGTTCGGATGAGCATAATTATATTCGAGATGGATTTTGGGCGATGAATCAGGGGGAAGAAATTCCATTGAAGGGAGTTGATATTTCCATTAACCGGGTGATTAAAGATATTTCAGAGGAAGTGAACGCCAAGTTGGTGGGAGTAAAACCAGAATATAGTACGAGATTTAGAGTTGTTAATGGCATTGCGGAAAAATACCGGGAACAATATCCGGGCATGAAAGTGACTGTCAAGAGTTACCGGGATTACACGTTGCACGTGTTGTATGTAACGCAATCATTTCAAGATGTTCGTCTCGTGGGTGCGCCCCCTTTTGCTATTGCAAAATTTGGTGGAGAGACAGATAACTGGACGTGGCCTCGTCATGGTTGTGATTTCGCTTTTCTGAGAGTGTATGTATCTAAAGACGGGAAAGCAACCGGTTATCATGCCGATAATGTGCCTTATCATCCGGAAGTGTATCTGAAGGTTTCTGCAGAAGGTTATGAAAAAGGAGATTACGCAATGTCAATTGGTTATCCCGGTTTCACGGAACGGAATGCAACTTCTATGCTGATCTGGGAGAGGCAGAATGTGTTGAATCCTCCGTTAATCAAGGTTCGTACGGCCAGACAGGAAATATTGCAGAAGTTTATGCGTGAGGACGAGAGTCTGCGTATTAAATATGCAGAAAAATTTGCATCATCAGCCAATTATTGTAAGAATTCCATTGGGGTAAATCAATGGATTGAGGACCTTGATGTTTGTAAGAAAAAGGCTGAACAAGAACGAGAGTTTTTGAATTCTTGCGAGAATGATTCCGTACGTCAAGCTTATACTGGCATGCTTCAGACGATGGAGAAAGGAATTAAAGAGACGGCTCGTTATCGTTTGGCTCAAGGGTATTACGTGGAAGTTTTTGGTGAAGGATGTGAGATGATAAGTTTCATTTCCGGTTTTGGACGATCTATCCCTTATGTTAGGAAAGAAAGAGGTGAGTCGATGAAAAACTTTGTAGTGAATACAAAGATGCAGTATAAAGATTATTCCGAAAAGGTTGATCGGGCTGTCACAAAGGCTTTGTTAAAGATTATGCAGAATGATCTGGAGACCGATTTGCTACCTGAATTTTTCACTACTTTGAAAACAGAATACAAGGGAGATATTGATCGGTTTGTTGATAATATGTATGATCAATCTGTATTTGCTAATGAAGAACGTTTGTTGGCAGCTTTGAATGATCCGAAATGGAATGTTGAAAATGACATTGCCTATCAGGTGGAGGCACAGATGGAGAAAAAGCGTAAGGAGATATTTGCTTTGGTTAGCAAAAAACTGGATGTCGTTCGAAAAGCTCAATACCAGTATAACAAAGGAAGATTGAATTTCCACCAAGAAGATTATTATCCGGATGCAGATAAGACGATCCGTCTTTCTTACGGAACGATTTGTGATTTACCTTTAGGAAACGGAACAGTGAAACCTTACCAGACACGATTAAGTGGGGTGATAGCGAAAGCGGATGTGAACATGGGGAATCCAGATTTCGATTTGCCGGAAAAATTGAAAACACTTTGGGAGAGTAAAGATTTCGGGCGTTATGGAGAGAATGGTGATCTGCCGACTGATTTTATCATGAATGGAGATGTTACCGGGGGTAATTCAGGAAGTCCGTTATTGAATGCGAAAGGGGAATTGATCGGGTTGGTATTTGACTGCAACTGGGAATCCATGACCCGTGATTTTAACTTTGATCAAAATTTGCATCGGGTAATTTGCTTGGATGTTCGGTACTTGCTCTTTATCACGGAGAAATATGCCCACATGAATTATATTATTGCTGAAATATTAGGAAAGTAATCACATGAAGTTTAAATATATTCTGACGTGTTTATCGTTTTTCATAATCACGTCGACGGCCTTTGCGCAAAAGGCTGCTTACATTATTGTCTCTAAAGAAGAGATGAAGATGACTGTTTACGATAATGATGGAAAGGAGTTGTTAAAATTTCCTATCGCTTGCGGGATGAATTTCGGGCAGAAAGTGAAAGCTGGGGATAACCGGACACCGGAAGGTGTTTTTAAAGTTGTGAGTAAGGAACCTGCGGCACATTGGACGTATGATTTCGGTAAAGGCCCGGTGAAAGGGGCTTATGGACCTCTGTTTATTCGGTTGAGTACTCCGGGATTTAAAGGTATTGGAATTCATGGTACGCATGATCCTGAAACGGTTCCCGGGCGGGAGACTCACGGATGTATCCGATTAAAAAATGATGATTTGGTGAAGTTGTCTAAATTCGTGGATAAGGGGACTGTTGTGGTTATCCTGCCTAGTCGTACGGATGTGCTGGCAACTTTGTCCAAGAAGGAGAATACACCAGAGAAGTTATTCATGTATAAATAAATAAGCATATGAAGGGATTATTAGGGATATGGTTGGTGATCTGTGTATGTGCCTGTACATCTAAAGATGTTTGCCATGTGCAGGGGCGTATCAAGGGCATAAAGGATGATGTAGAGATTGCGGTTCTACGTCAGGTTGCCGGGTTTCAGTATGATACGGTGATGAATGTGTCTATGCAGGGGGGACGGTTTCAGTTCGATTTGCCGGGAGAATATTACGGGGAAGCGTATGAATTACAATTTGGTAATCTTCCGGGAAGGGCTCTTTTCTTTGCAGAGAAAGGAAATGTACAGGTTCGCGGTCACGTGGATTCTCTTTTCTTCTCCCGGGCATCGGGCACTCGGGGAAATGATGAGTGGCAGAGTTATCAACGGTTTACGAAGTTATTATCGGAAAAAAGAGAGAATGCCATGTTTGCTCCTAAAATGAGAGAGGTGAGCGAAGAAG from Butyricimonas virosa encodes the following:
- a CDS encoding L,D-transpeptidase; protein product: MKFKYILTCLSFFIITSTAFAQKAAYIIVSKEEMKMTVYDNDGKELLKFPIACGMNFGQKVKAGDNRTPEGVFKVVSKEPAAHWTYDFGKGPVKGAYGPLFIRLSTPGFKGIGIHGTHDPETVPGRETHGCIRLKNDDLVKLSKFVDKGTVVVILPSRTDVLATLSKKENTPEKLFMYK
- a CDS encoding S46 family peptidase, which codes for MKKIIILLLLVCPVLMLRADEGMWLLSRLKQHNEAQMKKLGLKIPVEYIVDSLSQAIISYNGSGTASFISKDGLLLTNYHCAYAAIQQSSSDEHNYIRDGFWAMNQGEEIPLKGVDISINRVIKDISEEVNAKLVGVKPEYSTRFRVVNGIAEKYREQYPGMKVTVKSYRDYTLHVLYVTQSFQDVRLVGAPPFAIAKFGGETDNWTWPRHGCDFAFLRVYVSKDGKATGYHADNVPYHPEVYLKVSAEGYEKGDYAMSIGYPGFTERNATSMLIWERQNVLNPPLIKVRTARQEILQKFMREDESLRIKYAEKFASSANYCKNSIGVNQWIEDLDVCKKKAEQEREFLNSCENDSVRQAYTGMLQTMEKGIKETARYRLAQGYYVEVFGEGCEMISFISGFGRSIPYVRKERGESMKNFVVNTKMQYKDYSEKVDRAVTKALLKIMQNDLETDLLPEFFTTLKTEYKGDIDRFVDNMYDQSVFANEERLLAALNDPKWNVENDIAYQVEAQMEKKRKEIFALVSKKLDVVRKAQYQYNKGRLNFHQEDYYPDADKTIRLSYGTICDLPLGNGTVKPYQTRLSGVIAKADVNMGNPDFDLPEKLKTLWESKDFGRYGENGDLPTDFIMNGDVTGGNSGSPLLNAKGELIGLVFDCNWESMTRDFNFDQNLHRVICLDVRYLLFITEKYAHMNYIIAEILGK
- a CDS encoding TlpA disulfide reductase family protein — its product is MRKFGGLMYLLCMLILSSCSDDVCRVDGKMSDFPGETTVYLLRRTGEFTRDTLIQTVMKDGSFRVDIPRDLWGEQYSLKFGDKRSSVEFFAEQGNVRVEGNGKTIYDAEVTGTPENDSWDRYQKFTREISRERSRLMKEIGGSADPDSVKRVKYGQIFETLDAKMNHYRDSLAQADVNSVVALFLYYQSLQLLKHDEIDRTLEKFTPQLADNRYYKELKAQADILRKIAPGVMAPDFEVKTVDDGTIKLSSFRGKYLVLDFWASWCAPCREETVYIKDIYNKFHDAGLDVFSVSLDDKKAAWLKAIEEDGMTWNHGCQLLKGGKNTPVAQLYGIDGIPAIWVIDPEGKILAQGLKGKELVAFCTGLFQNK